The genome window CGgagaatgctggaaaggattAGAGCATAAGAGATGGAGATGGTGACAGTGACCATTCCAATAACAGTGGTCACAACTATGAAGACCACCAGTTCGTGCACAGAAGAGCTGTTGCAAGCCAGCTCAAGCAGAGGAGGGATATCACACAAGAAATGATTGATGAGGTTGTCAGCACAGAAGATCAGGCTTACTATGCTTCCTGTGTGGGCCATGGCCCCTGAGAACCCCATCACGTACACACCCAACAAAAGCAGTAAACAGACCTTAGGAGACATGCTGACTGTGTACACCAGTggcttacagatggccacatagcagtCATATGCCATCGCTGACAGGACGAAGGACTCAGAGATgacaaagaagcagaagaaaaacagcTGAGTCAAACACCCTGCATGCAAGATGCTGTTCTTCCTTGAGACAAAACTCATCAGCATTTTGGGAGTGATGGTAGTGGAGTAACAGAAGTCTATTAAGGAGAGGTtgaagaggaagaagtacatgggggtgtgcaggcGCGAGTTCAACCCAATCAGCGTTATCAAGCCCAGGTTCCCCACTACGGTGACCACATAGAAACCTAGaaacaggaggaagagggggatcTGCAGTCCTGGCTGGTCTGTTAAGCCTGCAAGGATGAATTCTGTCACCGAAGAGTTCTCGGCTGCCATTCTCCCCTGGAGAAAACCCGGTCCatgggggaaagaaaagagaaccatTTTGAGAGAAACACCACtaccaccctcccagcacccacCTCCCATTCTTGAGAATGAAATCCACCAACACTTGAGATTTCGTGTGGAGGGGGAAGGTTTTTACTTTTTGCTATGGATCTTCTTTAATAGCTAAGTAACTTAAACTTCCAGTGAACAATAAAGAGGCTAGACTTTGCCTCCAGAGTGACCACTGACACTTCTAGAAGAGGCAGACATATATTCATATTCCAGTTCATTCAAAAATAAGAGATGTCTTTTAGGTCTTTAAGTCAGTCCATTTTCTGTGCCCTGTCTCTCCTACTTCTGTTTGACACTGGGGACTTTCCCTTGACCGCCAGAAGAGACTGTGACTTCTCAGAGCTCCCACCTCTGGGTCAGTGTTGACAAATAAAGAAGGAGATCCCATATTTTTCCAGGATCTCCTGTCTCTAGTGGATTTAGGGTTAATGATAATTGTTTCAAGCCAGCACTTATTTAAGTGGCTACTATGTGAGGCTGTGTACTAAGAGCTATGTGACAACACTATTATCCACATTCTGCAGATGAGAAACCTGAGTTAAGTAACTCACCCAAATCTCAGCCCTAAAACTACTGAGCAGCTGCCAGAAGGTGAACTTGGGCAGTCTGACTCTCACAGTTTGCACTGGTAACCACCGTGTTACATGACTGACCAGGACCAAGCATGTACTCACCTTCCTTTAATTTAGAGCTGTTAGGCCGTAGTCCACTGTCTCTTGTCCACAATTGTCCTGGGAAAGAAAATGACCATAGTGAAATGAAGATGGCTGCTTTGAGCTCAGAACTCTCTCCTCCCAATCTGGTCCtaagaatcagaatctctgaCTTATCTTGTATCTCATTCTGCTTTGAAGAGCATGTTTCCGATTATTGCTTTGCTCAAAACCCCTCCAAGCTACAAGGAAGGAGGCCGTGCCTTTTCCTGACTAGTGGATAACAGGAGAATAGGGAGTTTTTTAAGGATTGTGGGTCTCAGTGACTTGATTATTCAGAGACTCCCTCAAGACCATTTCCTGAGAAATTACCTTCCCAGGgatagaaatgtttgtttataccCTTGATATTACGTGCTTTGGTTTCTGGAGACAGTTTCTTTCAACAGACAGTTATCTggcataattaagaaaaaaatcattgtgaAAACTGACTGTTATTACCATTTCTTGAATATCCGTTACTGTGCCTGACAAAGACCCTTTACAGTTTCTGGCTGCCAAGATAGAAAACATCATGCACATATATTCTATTTCTCATAACAATTATATTCATTATTAAGGTAAGTTGCCCACAGAGACAATGTGTTTCAGAGCCCATGTGCCTGGGTCTGTCTTAATTTAGGCCCATATATATAATCACTAGATTAAACTTCATCTTGTTGAGGGTCACTGGAATCCTTAAAGCAAGGTCCCTGCCTTCTGAAATCTGGCAATTTGGGGGAAAGtaacaaataaatatgaaatgactttaataaaaaaaagaagtgagtaTGTCAAGAAACCATTAACACCAAGGGCTATCTATTATAATTTACAGTAAGatacgcttcccaggtggctcagacagtgaagagtctgcctgtaatgcagaaaaatcaggttcaatccctgggtcaggaaaatttcctggagaaggaaattgcaacccactccaatattcccacctggtgatcccatggacagaggagcctaatgggctacagtccctgcagttgcaaagagtcagacaaaactgtgcaactaacactttcactttcactttcattcaataGTGTAttcatatttcattcattctAGGAATGACTGCACTGTCCAGCAAACAAGAAAGAAGATTTCTGTGATTCTCTGCCCTTATCTTCGCATAGGCTGGAAGTCTAGTGGTAGGAAAGGTTCTCTATCAAGCACTTCATCTCAGCATCTGTCAGAAGCAGCTTTTCTGTCAGTTAAAACTCCCCTTGGCTGTCCCTACCTTCCACCCAGTTTTAATCGAGTGCTCCTCTCTATTGACTTTCTAGCTTCTCAAGTTCTCAGGCTGAATCCTCATAGATcaaattcccaatccagggatacaTCTAAATTTGTTCTTCCTCTTTAGTTTGCTTTTGTCTATTGTGTCTTCTACTTCTCAACATTAACTTCTGCCTTGTCAAAAATTCATTAGATTAAAGCCTCGGTGCACTAGTGTTGAGGTTTTTACTGAATGATGTCAGATGATGTGTGACTGTAGGTGAGATTTTCAAAGCTGAGGTGCTTGTGGGAGAAACTATATATGGAAATTGATACAATCACTATGAAGGacattatggagattccttaagaaactaggaataaaactatcctATGACCCAAtagtcccactactgggcacattGCCTGTGAAGATCAAAATTCAAACTAcacagtggaaaaagtgacagacttacTTTtgaggactccaaaatcactgcagatg of Bubalus bubalis isolate 160015118507 breed Murrah chromosome 5, NDDB_SH_1, whole genome shotgun sequence contains these proteins:
- the LOC123465769 gene encoding olfactory receptor 8B12-like codes for the protein MVLFSFPHGPGFLQGRMAAENSSVTEFILAGLTDQPGLQIPLFLLFLGFYVVTVVGNLGLITLIGLNSRLHTPMYFFLFNLSLIDFCYSTTITPKMLMSFVSRKNSILHAGCLTQLFFFCFFVISESFVLSAMAYDCYVAICKPLVYTVSMSPKVCLLLLLGVYVMGFSGAMAHTGSIVSLIFCADNLINHFLCDIPPLLELACNSSSVHELVVFIVVTTVIGMVTVTISISYALILSSILRIHSTEGRSKAFSTCSSHIIVVFLFFGSGAFVYLKPPSVLPLDQGKVSSLFYTIVVPMLNPLIYSLRNKDVKAALRKTLGKNNFLRKK